In the genome of Nonomuraea sp. NBC_00507, the window CCAGCTCAGGGTGCCGCTGGGCGTCATCGGCATCATCTACGAGGGCCGTCCCAACGTCACGGTCGACGCCGCCGCGCTCTGCCTCAAGAGCGGCAACGCGGTCCTGCTCAGGGGCTCCTCCAGCGCCTACTCCTCCAACACGGCGCTGGTCCGCGTCATGCAGGACGCGCTGGAGGGCACCGAGGTGCCTGCTGGGGCCGTCCAGCTCGTGCCCGGGCAGACCCGGGACTCCGTCAAGGAGCTGATGCGGGCTCGCGGCCTGGTCGACGTGCTGATCCCGCGCGGTGGCGCGTCACTGATCAACTCGGTGGTCGAGGAATCGACGGTGCCGGTGATCGAGACCGGCGTCGGCAACTGCCACGTCTACGTCGACGCCGAGGCCGACGTGGACCTGGCCGTGCAGATCCTGGTCAACGCCAAGGCGCAGCGGCCGTCGGTGTGCAACGCGGCCGAGACGTTCCTGGTGCACGAGGGCGTCGCGGACACGTTCGTGCCCAAGGCGCTTGAGGCGCTCGCCGAGGCAGGCGTGACCGTGCACGGCGACGAGCGGATCGCCCGCCACGGCTCCGGCGTCGTGCCCGTCACCGAGGACGACTTCTCCACCGAATACCTCTCGCTCGACATCGCCGCCGCCGTCGTCGGCTCGCTGGAGGAGGCGGTGGCGCACATCAGGCGCTACGGCTCCGGGCACACCGACGCCATCGTCACCCGCTCGCAGCAGGCCGCCCGCAGGTTCGTGGCGCTGGTGGACTCGGCGGCCGTGGCGGTCAACGCCTCGACCAGGTTCACCGACGGGGGCGAGTTCGGATTCGGGGCCGAGATCGGCATTTCCACGCAGAAGCTGCACGCGCGCGGCCCGATGGGGCTGCCCGAGCTGACCTCCACCAAGTGGGTCTACACCGGTGATGGGCATATGCGCACGTCAGAAGGCACGGTGATGGCGGAGGGAGCGCCGAACGGAGTGAGGCCATGAACGCGCTGACCGGCGTGTCGGCCTGACCGGCGCCCCTCGCCGCGGCTTGACTGGGAGACATGGACATTGTCGTCGCCCTCGTCTTCTCGGCCGCGGTGTTGTTCGGCGCCGACCGGCTCATGCTCTGGCTGGAGAGCCGCGGCCACGTCAACTGGCGCAGGAAAGGCCGCAGGCGGCTGTCGGAGGAGCCCACGGCCGGGCTCGACGCCATGCTCTCCGACCACACACGTCGATAAACCATCGGCGTGCCTCGAGCGGCAACTCGTATCCCGGCGCTAGGGTTGTGTCCCTTATGGGCGCGCCCGGCGGGGAGGGACGGTGAGCAAGCTCGGCAAGGTCGGGCCGTATACCCTGGTCGAGCGGCTCGGCCGGGGCGGGATGGGCGAGGTCTACCTCGCGACCATCCGCCGGGGCGAGCGCGTCGCGCTCAAGGTCCTGCACGATCTGGCAGAGGACGAGACCTCGCGCATCAGGCTCGAGCGCGAGGTCCGCGCGCTGCGCAGGGTCGAGAGCCCTTACGTGGCCAAGGTGCTGGACGCCGATCTCAACTGCGCGCGACCGTACTTGGTCATGGAGCACATCGAGGGCGCCACGCTGCTGGAGCGGGTGCGCCAGAGCGGACCCCTCGACGTCTCCGACCTCGTTGACATGGCGCAGGGCATCGCCGCGGCGCTCGCGATCATCCACGCGGCCGGGGTCGTGCACCGCGACCTCAAGCCGGGCAACATCATCATGGGCACCGAAGGGCCGGTGCTGATCGACTTCGGGATCGCGCAGGTGCTCGACGCGACCCGGCTGACCATGACGGGCACGTTCCTCGGCACGCCCGGCTACACGGCTCCGGAGATCTTCGCCGACGAGAACGTCGACTCGCCGGCCGACGTGCACGCGTGGGCGGCGACGGTGGCGTTCGCGGCCACGGGGCGGCCGACGTTCGGGCGGGGCACGGCTGAGGCGCAAATGTACGCGGTGCTGAACGGGCAGGCCGACCTCAAGGGCGTGCCCGTCGCATTGTTGCCGCTGGTACGGGCCGCACTCAACCGGGAGCCGGGCAAGCGGCCCACGGCGGCGCTGCTGGCCGACCGGCTCTCCCGGCTGGCCAAGGCCACCGGCGCCACGGAGCCCGAGCCGCCCACGGCCCCCGAGGCGGTCGAGGAAGCAGGCAGGTCGACGCCGGCGCGCGGCCGCACCACCGACGAGGCGGCCGCCAAGTCCGCCCGCGGCAGGCCCAACAACACGGGCGCGGACGGGAAGGTGCCCGCGCCGCGCCGTCGCCCGGCCGCCGACGCCGGCCGTAGCGGCACGGACGGCAAGGGAGCGGCGGCACGCGGCCGCGCCGGCCAGGACGGGGCAGCCGTACGCGGCCGCACGGGCGCGGACGAAGCCGCGGCCCGCCAGCGCTCGCCCAGGACGGGCACGGCGGCGGAGGGGGCCGTGGCGCGAAGCCGGATGGACGGGACCGTGGCGCGCGCCCGGACGAGCGCGGACGGGAAGGTGCCCGCACCGCGGAGCCGGGGGAGCGCCGACGGGAAGAACACGGGGCCGCGCGCCAAGATGACCACGCCGCGCCAGAGCGCCGCGGCGGCCGTCCGGAGCAGGGCCAAGCCGCATAGCAAACGCACGACGGAGTCCCACACCACGCTGCCCGCGGGCAACGGCGCCCTGCTGCTGCTCGCGGTGCTGGCCGTGCCGTGCGTGGTGACCTCAGTGATCTGGCCGATCGCCTCCATCGCGATCACGACCGTGTTCGTGGTGCTGACCAGGACGTTGTGGATGAGCCACTGGCTGATCAGAAACCGCAGCTCGCCGCGTACGCGGGTCGCGCTGCGCGTGCTGCTGTTCCCGCTGGCCCTGGCCGGGGCGGCGGCGACCGCCGTGGTGTGGCCGGGCGTGCCCGTCGCGGTGGCGTCGGGCGGGGCGCTCTGGGTGACCGGAGGCGGTCAGATCGACACCGACTGGTGGCAGCAGCCCGCTCCCGTGACGGTGGCTGGCGTGGTGTTCGGGATGCTGTGCGGCGGCATCACCGGGCGCGAGATCGAGCGGATCGGTGGCCGGCTGCCTGATCTCCGCAGAGAGGGGCTGCGCGCGCTGGCCGTGCTCGGCGGGTTCGTCGCCCTGTGCGCGGCCGCCGTGCGGGCGCTCGCCCTGCTGCTCTGACCTGCGCCGTTAGCCGATGCGTGTGCTGGTTCTGCGACCTGCGCCGTTAGCCGATGTGTGTGCTGGTTCGGCCCGCCGCCCGGCGATCGGGCGGCGGGCCGAACGCGGCCGATCAAGCGGGATCGGCCGCGTACGGCGATCGGGCTAGCCCTGGCCGCCGTCGCGGCGCGAGAAGCGGTTGAAGATGCGCTCGCCCGCGTTGACGGCGCCCTCGGCCACGTCGCGCAGTACGCCGATGAACGGGTCCTGCGACTGTGACCAGGATGCGCGGTAGGACTCGGCCGCCGCCTTGATCTCGTCGGTCACTCGTGCGTTGGGGTCATCCTCGCGGCGCGGGTAGTCGCCGCCGATGATGCGGTCGTACTCGCCGCTGCGCTGCCACTTGTCCAGCTCGGCCACGCGCACCACCGCGAACGGGTGGGTGGTGCCGAGCAGGTTGAGCACCTTGAGGAAGCCGTCGCGAAGGTCGCCCGCGGTGTCGTACTCCTGGTATTGCTCCAGGAAGGCCTCGATGTTCATCTCGTGGGTGTAGTCGCCGCCGGCGAGCTTCATCAGCGCCCTCTTACCCGCTTCGGGGTCCTGGCCGACGAGCAGGCCGCCGCGGTCGGAGGACAGCTCCGACTTGCGGTACCACTCCTCCAGACCCGCGACGATCGCCCGCAGGCCGATGTAGCCGAGCGGGATCCACGCGACGCGGGCGGCGAGCATGGTGAGGATGTCGAGCATCGTCCGGTAGACCGCGTGCCCCGACAGGATGTGCGAGGTCTCGTGGCCGATGACGAAGCGCTGCTCCTCCTCGTTCATGAGGTTGAGCAGACCGGTGGTCACGACGATGAACGGGTCGTCGAAGCCGATGGCCTTGGCCTGGACCTGCGGGTCCTGCTGGACGTAGACCTCGGGGATCCGGTGCAGATCCAGGATGTACGCGGCGTCGCGGCCCATGTCGTAGACCGAACGGAACTGTGTTTCGCTCACGCGCACGGCCGAGGCCAGATACATCAGGCGCAGGCGGCGCTCGCTCACGAGGCCGGACATCTGCTTGAGAACCGTGTCGAACCCACTCAACTTACGCAGAGCGACCAGCGCGGACCGGTCTGCGGGGTGTTCGTAGGCTCGAGACGAGATGCCGGGCAGTTGGACGCGGTTGCGGTCCGGGGTGGTCGTCATGCCCGGCATGCTACGTCCGCAACGGAAGTGGTGCGCGGCCATCGTCAAGGGGGGTGCCATCATGTTGTCGGAAGGTGTCCGCGTAAGGTCCGTTTCATGATGAATGCGCCTGGTGTGCAGGGGATTAGGCGAGTAGGAGTGATGGGCGGGACGTTCGATCCCATCCATCACGGGCACCTTGTCGCGGCCAGCGAGGTCGCTCACCACTTCGACTTGGACGAGGTCGTTTTCGTGCCGACCGGTCGCCCGTACCAGAAGTCGGAGCGCGAGGTGTCCGCCGCCGAGGACCGCTATCTGATGACGGTGATCGCGACCGCGTCGAATCCCCGGTTCTCTGTGAGCAGGGTGGATGTGGACCGGCCGGGACCGACGTACACCATCGACACTTTGCGCGATATTGCCGAAATCTATGGCCCGCAGGTCGAGCTCTACTTCATCACCGGCGCCGACGCGCTCGAGGCCATTCTCGGCTGGCAGAACGCCGACGAGCTGTTCGAGCTGGCCCACTTCGTCGGCTGCACGCGTCCGGGGCACACCCTGCACGATCCCGGGCTGCCTGCGGGAAAGGTCACCTTGCTGGAGATTCCCGCCCTGGCCATCTCCTCGTCGGAGTGCCGGCAGCGCGTGGCCAAGGGGGAGCCGATTTGGTACCTGGTGCCGGACGGAATCGTCCAATACATCAACAAGCGGGGGCTGTATCACGGCCACGGGTGAACGGATCTGTGCCGGTACGTGAGGGGTTTCGGGCCGGAAGGGTACCCTCAACATAAGGGCATGCTGCCGACACAGGAGGACAGACCCGCATCGTGACCGCATCTGACAGATCCGTCCAGCTCGTGCGCATCGCCGCGGAGGCGGCGGCCGACAAGCTGGCCGATGACATCCTCGCCTACGACGTGAGCGAACAGCTCGTCATCACCGACGCCTTCCTGCTCTGCTCCGCCACCAACGACCGCCAGGTCCGCGCCATCGTCGACGAGATCGAGGATCGGCTGCGCACCGAGGCCGACGCCAAGCCCGTGCGCCGCGAGGGCGAGCGCGAGGGCCGCTGGGTGCTGCTCGACTACATCGACATCGTCGTGCACGTCCAGCACGAAGAGGACCGCACGTTCTACGCGCTCGAGCGCCTGTGGAAGGACTGCCCGGCCATCTCGCTGCCGGAGAGCGTCATGCAGGCCAACCTCCAGCGGGCGCGCGCGTGAGTGACCGGAGCGAAGCAACCATCAGACGCAGGAGCCACGCTCATGCCGATTTCGCGCCCTTTGGCGAGGAAGCTGCATGAGCAAGCGCATTGTATGCCTGCGACATGGGCAGACGTTGTGGAACGTTGAGCAGCGGTTCCAAGGACACTCCGACATCCCGCTCGATGAGACCGGTGTCGCGCAGGCCGCCAGGGCCGCGTCGCTGCTGGCCTCGCTGCGGCCCACGCTCATCGTCTCCTCAGACCTGCAACGGGCCAACGACACCGCGCTGGCGCTCGGGCGTGTCGTCGGGCTCGACGTGGCGGTCGACAAGGACTTCCGCGAACGCGGCGGCGGCCAGTGGGAAGGGCTGACGCGTGAGGAGATCGCCGCCCGCTGGCCCGTGGAGTACGCCGCCTGGGAGGCCCCGGACGGCGAGCCGGTCACGGACGTCGCCGCACGCGTGGGGGCGGCCATGCGCCGGTGGGCAGGCCGGCTCGACGACGACGGGCTGCTGGTCGTGGCCTCGCACGGCGCCGCGCTCCGGCTCGGCATCTGCGAGCTGCTCAGGCTGCCCGAGGAGCTGTGGCCGGCGCTCGGTGGGCTGGGCAACTGCTCCTGGTCCGTGCTGCAGGAAGGGCGCAAGGGCTGGCGGCTGCTCGAGCACAACGCCGGGACCCTGCCGGAGCCGGTCCACAGCGACGACCGGCCGGACGCCGAAGCATAACGACCCCGTACGGCTCGGGGGCCGTACGGCGGCGGATCTCGGAGCAGTCCATCGACGGCGGCCTCCGTCGTCTCCCGCACGGCCTGGCCAGAGCACGGACGGGCGGCGCGATTAGGCGAATCGGCGCGGATGGCTATATGCTCTCGGAGCGCCGCAACGGGTGGACCCGTAGCGGTGACCAGGGGCTATAGCGCAGTTGGTAGCGCGCCTCCATGGCATGGAGGAGGTCTGGGGTTCGAATCCCCATAGCTCCACCAACGTTCCGTATGCAAACATGCGGAACGATCGTCACAGGGCGGTCGGAAGGCGTCATCGCCGACCCGGCCGCCTTTGATCTTTATATGGGTGAAGAGTGCCTTGTTGAGCCGGATTCGGTCGCGGGCGGTGCCAACCCGGTAGGCGTCGCCGGTCCCGGTGCAAGGGTCTTGGCAGTTCGCAGAGGCACAACGACGGGTCCACGTGCCGTCGACCCGTCGGCGATGGACGCCGCGCACCTGGCAGGACAGGCGCGCGGCACACATACGGCGCGGCGATGTCAGGCCCGAACGCGGGCGGGCGGTTCTAGGCCGGCACGGTCGCCGGCTCCTCCTCCGTGCTTGTCGGGGCGACCTCCTGGCCGTCCAGGACCTTCGCGGCACGGTCCTTGTCGATGTCGCCCTCCCAGGTGGCGATGACCACGGTGGCCACCGAGTTGCCGAGCAGGTT includes:
- a CDS encoding M48 family metallopeptidase, with amino-acid sequence MPGMTTTPDRNRVQLPGISSRAYEHPADRSALVALRKLSGFDTVLKQMSGLVSERRLRLMYLASAVRVSETQFRSVYDMGRDAAYILDLHRIPEVYVQQDPQVQAKAIGFDDPFIVVTTGLLNLMNEEEQRFVIGHETSHILSGHAVYRTMLDILTMLAARVAWIPLGYIGLRAIVAGLEEWYRKSELSSDRGGLLVGQDPEAGKRALMKLAGGDYTHEMNIEAFLEQYQEYDTAGDLRDGFLKVLNLLGTTHPFAVVRVAELDKWQRSGEYDRIIGGDYPRREDDPNARVTDEIKAAAESYRASWSQSQDPFIGVLRDVAEGAVNAGERIFNRFSRRDGGQG
- a CDS encoding glutamate-5-semialdehyde dehydrogenase, which translates into the protein MSTEFLRVAQAAREAAAELAPLPRAPKDRALRAVADALVAHAAEIVEANAKDVEQARAQGTSEAMVDRLRLDEARIAKIADAVREVADLPDPVGEVVRGSTLPNGLELRQLRVPLGVIGIIYEGRPNVTVDAAALCLKSGNAVLLRGSSSAYSSNTALVRVMQDALEGTEVPAGAVQLVPGQTRDSVKELMRARGLVDVLIPRGGASLINSVVEESTVPVIETGVGNCHVYVDAEADVDLAVQILVNAKAQRPSVCNAAETFLVHEGVADTFVPKALEALAEAGVTVHGDERIARHGSGVVPVTEDDFSTEYLSLDIAAAVVGSLEEAVAHIRRYGSGHTDAIVTRSQQAARRFVALVDSAAVAVNASTRFTDGGEFGFGAEIGISTQKLHARGPMGLPELTSTKWVYTGDGHMRTSEGTVMAEGAPNGVRP
- a CDS encoding serine/threonine protein kinase, encoding MSKLGKVGPYTLVERLGRGGMGEVYLATIRRGERVALKVLHDLAEDETSRIRLEREVRALRRVESPYVAKVLDADLNCARPYLVMEHIEGATLLERVRQSGPLDVSDLVDMAQGIAAALAIIHAAGVVHRDLKPGNIIMGTEGPVLIDFGIAQVLDATRLTMTGTFLGTPGYTAPEIFADENVDSPADVHAWAATVAFAATGRPTFGRGTAEAQMYAVLNGQADLKGVPVALLPLVRAALNREPGKRPTAALLADRLSRLAKATGATEPEPPTAPEAVEEAGRSTPARGRTTDEAAAKSARGRPNNTGADGKVPAPRRRPAADAGRSGTDGKGAAARGRAGQDGAAVRGRTGADEAAARQRSPRTGTAAEGAVARSRMDGTVARARTSADGKVPAPRSRGSADGKNTGPRAKMTTPRQSAAAAVRSRAKPHSKRTTESHTTLPAGNGALLLLAVLAVPCVVTSVIWPIASIAITTVFVVLTRTLWMSHWLIRNRSSPRTRVALRVLLFPLALAGAAATAVVWPGVPVAVASGGALWVTGGGQIDTDWWQQPAPVTVAGVVFGMLCGGITGREIERIGGRLPDLRREGLRALAVLGGFVALCAAAVRALALLL
- a CDS encoding histidine phosphatase family protein — protein: MSKRIVCLRHGQTLWNVEQRFQGHSDIPLDETGVAQAARAASLLASLRPTLIVSSDLQRANDTALALGRVVGLDVAVDKDFRERGGGQWEGLTREEIAARWPVEYAAWEAPDGEPVTDVAARVGAAMRRWAGRLDDDGLLVVASHGAALRLGICELLRLPEELWPALGGLGNCSWSVLQEGRKGWRLLEHNAGTLPEPVHSDDRPDAEA
- the rsfS gene encoding ribosome silencing factor; protein product: MTASDRSVQLVRIAAEAAADKLADDILAYDVSEQLVITDAFLLCSATNDRQVRAIVDEIEDRLRTEADAKPVRREGEREGRWVLLDYIDIVVHVQHEEDRTFYALERLWKDCPAISLPESVMQANLQRARA
- the nadD gene encoding nicotinate-nucleotide adenylyltransferase, with the translated sequence MMNAPGVQGIRRVGVMGGTFDPIHHGHLVAASEVAHHFDLDEVVFVPTGRPYQKSEREVSAAEDRYLMTVIATASNPRFSVSRVDVDRPGPTYTIDTLRDIAEIYGPQVELYFITGADALEAILGWQNADELFELAHFVGCTRPGHTLHDPGLPAGKVTLLEIPALAISSSECRQRVAKGEPIWYLVPDGIVQYINKRGLYHGHG